A single region of the Streptomyces sp. ITFR-16 genome encodes:
- a CDS encoding aldo/keto reductase: MTTLHTRTLGSAGPQVSAIGLGCMGMSALYGEADRAESIATIHAALDAGVTLLDTGDFYGMGHNELLINEALRTAPAAAREQALTSVKFGALRTVEGGFTGYDGRPAAVKNFAAYSLQRLGTDHIDIYRIARADPDVPIEETVGAIAELVEAGHVRHIGLSELGADTIRRAAAVAPISDLQIEYSLISRSIEDRILPACRELGIGVTAYGVLSRGLISGHFTRDRELAPGDFRSMSPRFQGDNLRHNLGLVDALRKIAEQKGVSVAQTAIAWVLAQGTDIVPLVGARSRDRLAEALGALDVRLDADDLAAIEEAVPAGSAAGARYPAQQMAHLDSER, encoded by the coding sequence ATGACCACCCTCCACACCCGCACCCTCGGCTCCGCCGGCCCGCAGGTCTCCGCGATCGGCCTCGGCTGCATGGGCATGTCCGCGCTGTACGGCGAGGCCGACCGCGCCGAGTCGATCGCCACGATCCACGCCGCGCTGGACGCGGGCGTCACCCTGCTGGACACCGGCGACTTCTACGGGATGGGGCACAACGAGCTGCTGATCAACGAGGCGTTGCGCACCGCCCCCGCCGCCGCTCGCGAACAGGCGCTGACCAGTGTGAAGTTCGGCGCGCTGCGGACGGTCGAGGGCGGCTTCACGGGATACGACGGCCGTCCGGCCGCCGTCAAGAACTTCGCGGCGTATTCGCTCCAGCGGCTCGGCACCGACCACATCGACATCTACCGGATCGCCCGGGCCGACCCCGATGTCCCGATCGAGGAGACCGTCGGGGCCATCGCCGAGCTGGTCGAGGCCGGCCATGTCCGCCACATCGGCCTCTCCGAGCTGGGCGCGGACACGATCCGGCGGGCGGCCGCCGTGGCCCCCATCTCCGACCTCCAGATCGAGTACTCGCTGATCTCCCGGTCCATCGAGGACAGGATCCTGCCCGCCTGCCGCGAGCTGGGCATCGGCGTCACGGCGTACGGGGTGCTCTCGCGCGGCCTGATCAGCGGCCACTTCACCCGCGACCGCGAGCTGGCCCCGGGCGACTTCCGGTCCATGAGCCCCCGCTTCCAGGGCGACAACCTCCGGCACAACCTCGGCCTGGTCGACGCGCTGCGCAAGATCGCCGAGCAGAAGGGCGTCTCGGTCGCGCAGACCGCCATCGCCTGGGTCCTCGCCCAGGGCACGGACATCGTCCCGCTGGTCGGCGCCCGCAGCCGGGACCGGCTGGCCGAGGCCCTCGGCGCGCTGGACGTCCGGCTGGACGCGGACGACCTCGCCGCGATCGAGGAAGCGGTCCCCGCCGGGTCCGCCGCCGGAGCGCGCTACCCGGCCCAGCAGATGGCCCACCTGGACAGCGAGCGCTGA
- a CDS encoding helix-turn-helix domain-containing protein has translation MTTMVTAARKDAGAARTAQAPSAGISGPDTPEPEIRRHELADFLRSRRERITPEQVGLVRGRRRRTPGLRREEVAQLSAVGVTWYTWLEQARDIQVSPQVLDALARALLLDRSERSHLFSLAGAVDPAPGTECPSITPALRTMLGQLEPIPACVQNSRYDVLAHNRTYGRLLCDMDAVAPEDRNVMLLAYTNEQWRSSVMDIDEVTRLLTAKFRAAMAEHLAEPAWKALLKRLDAASPEFRETWARHEVVGAGGRSKIFRNAHVGLLRVETTDLWLGPSAGPRLVTYVPRDEETRERLERLQDLVLADEG, from the coding sequence ATGACGACGATGGTGACGGCAGCACGGAAGGACGCCGGAGCGGCGCGGACCGCGCAGGCCCCCTCGGCCGGGATCAGCGGTCCGGACACGCCCGAGCCCGAGATCCGCCGCCACGAGCTGGCGGACTTCCTGCGCAGTCGCCGCGAGCGGATCACCCCTGAGCAGGTGGGGCTGGTCCGGGGCCGTCGCAGGCGCACGCCGGGGCTGCGGCGCGAGGAGGTCGCCCAGCTCTCCGCCGTCGGCGTCACCTGGTACACCTGGCTCGAACAGGCCCGGGACATCCAGGTCTCGCCCCAGGTCCTGGACGCACTCGCCCGCGCGCTGCTGCTCGACCGCAGCGAGCGCTCCCATCTCTTCTCCCTCGCGGGGGCCGTCGACCCCGCGCCCGGCACGGAGTGCCCGAGCATCACCCCGGCCCTGCGCACCATGCTGGGGCAGCTGGAGCCGATTCCGGCCTGTGTGCAGAACAGCCGTTACGACGTCCTCGCCCACAACCGGACCTACGGGCGGCTGCTCTGCGACATGGACGCGGTCGCGCCCGAGGACCGCAACGTCATGCTGCTGGCCTACACGAACGAGCAGTGGCGCTCCTCGGTCATGGACATCGACGAGGTGACCCGGCTGCTGACCGCCAAATTCCGGGCCGCGATGGCCGAGCACCTCGCCGAACCCGCCTGGAAGGCGCTGCTCAAGCGGCTGGACGCGGCCTCACCCGAATTCCGGGAGACCTGGGCGCGGCACGAGGTGGTGGGCGCCGGCGGCCGGTCCAAGATCTTCCGCAACGCCCATGTCGGGCTGTTGCGGGTGGAGACCACCGACCTCTGGCTCGGCCCCTCCGCCGGACCGAGGCTGGTGACCTACGTGCCCCGCGACGAGGAGACCCGGGAGCGGCTGGAGCGCCTTCAGGACCTGGTGCTCGCGGACGAGGGCTGA
- a CDS encoding TetR family transcriptional regulator — MTPPSDPLTPERILEATEDVLRRYGPAKATVVDVARALGVSHGSVYRHFRTKAALREAVTGRWLTRTELALTEILHGSDRPAPAKLRQWLETLFEAKRHKAGDDPELFATYEVLMGESTVVEEHIRELVGQLREIIEEGVGEGQFAVDDPAAAAQAVFDATARFHDPAYAAEWRKPAIAAEFTAVSDLLLRGLRA, encoded by the coding sequence ATGACGCCGCCGTCCGACCCGCTGACTCCCGAGCGCATCCTCGAAGCCACCGAGGACGTCCTGCGTCGCTACGGGCCGGCCAAGGCGACCGTGGTCGATGTGGCCCGGGCACTGGGTGTGAGCCACGGCAGCGTCTACCGCCACTTCCGCACCAAGGCCGCGCTCCGCGAGGCGGTCACCGGCCGCTGGCTGACCCGTACTGAGCTGGCGCTCACCGAGATCCTGCACGGCTCGGACCGGCCCGCCCCGGCGAAGCTGCGGCAGTGGCTGGAGACGCTGTTCGAGGCCAAGCGCCACAAGGCGGGCGACGACCCCGAGCTGTTCGCCACGTACGAGGTGCTGATGGGCGAGAGCACGGTGGTGGAGGAGCACATCCGCGAACTGGTCGGGCAGTTGCGGGAGATCATCGAGGAGGGGGTCGGTGAGGGGCAGTTCGCCGTGGACGACCCCGCGGCCGCCGCCCAGGCAGTCTTCGACGCGACGGCCCGCTTCCACGACCCGGCGTACGCCGCCGAGTGGCGAAAGCCCGCCATCGCCGCCGAGTTCACCGCCGTCTCGGACCTGCTCCTGCGCGGCCTGCGCGCCTGA
- a CDS encoding Fur family transcriptional regulator, giving the protein MATAPISGTNAAPVRGRSTRQRAAVAAALDEVDEFRSAQELHDVLKHRGDSVGLTTVYRTLQSLADAGEVDVLRTTEGESVYRRCSTGDHHHHLVCRMCGKAVEVEGPAVEQWAETIAAQHGFVNVAHTVEVFGTCAECASAGKQ; this is encoded by the coding sequence GTGGCGACGGCGCCGATCAGCGGAACGAACGCGGCCCCGGTGCGCGGCCGGTCGACCCGGCAGCGGGCGGCCGTGGCGGCGGCGCTCGACGAGGTGGACGAGTTCCGCAGCGCCCAGGAACTGCACGACGTGCTCAAGCACCGCGGTGACTCGGTCGGGCTGACCACGGTCTACCGCACCCTGCAGTCCCTCGCCGACGCGGGCGAGGTCGATGTGCTGCGCACCACCGAGGGCGAATCGGTCTACCGGCGGTGCTCGACCGGTGACCACCACCACCATCTGGTCTGCCGGATGTGCGGCAAGGCGGTCGAGGTCGAGGGCCCGGCGGTCGAGCAGTGGGCGGAGACCATCGCCGCACAGCATGGCTTCGTCAACGTGGCGCACACGGTGGAGGTCTTCGGCACGTGCGCGGAGTGCGCGAGCGCCGGGAAGCAGTAG
- a CDS encoding DUF6243 family protein, with amino-acid sequence MAKSRNNLLGVGGQRKKLSRAEQQGAGPARDADRKTAAEQKQELLRKMRERAAGTEQADAAGPDAQDAPEQETPERS; translated from the coding sequence GTGGCCAAGAGCCGTAACAACCTTCTCGGCGTCGGCGGACAGCGCAAGAAGCTGTCCCGCGCCGAGCAGCAGGGCGCAGGCCCCGCGCGCGACGCCGACCGGAAGACGGCCGCCGAGCAGAAGCAGGAGCTGCTGCGCAAGATGCGGGAGCGTGCCGCCGGCACCGAGCAGGCGGACGCCGCCGGGCCGGACGCCCAGGACGCCCCGGAGCAGGAGACCCCGGAGCGGAGCTGA
- a CDS encoding metal ABC transporter permease, translated as MEFLTPPFMQRALLAAVLVGVIAPAVGIYLVQRRQALMGDGIGHIAMTGVGLGFLLSTSPVWMATAVAVAGAVVMELIRWYGRTRGDIALAMLFYGGMAGGVLLINLSDTGSNANLTSYLFGSLSTVSSEDITSISLLAAFVLLVTVGLRRQLFAVSQDEEFARVTGLPVRVLNLLVAVTAAVTVTVAMRVVGLLLVSALMVVPVAAAQQITRSFKVTFVLSVVIGVAVTLAGTVTSYYQDVPPGATIVLLAIGVFVLLTLLAAPLARRRARRSETAAERCTLEVPGARPAADDVRV; from the coding sequence ATGGAATTCCTCACCCCTCCCTTCATGCAGCGGGCCCTGCTCGCCGCCGTCCTGGTCGGTGTCATCGCGCCCGCCGTCGGCATCTACCTGGTGCAGCGCCGGCAGGCCCTGATGGGCGACGGCATCGGACACATCGCGATGACCGGGGTCGGCCTCGGCTTCCTGCTGTCCACCAGCCCGGTCTGGATGGCCACCGCCGTCGCCGTGGCGGGCGCGGTCGTCATGGAGCTGATCCGCTGGTACGGACGCACCCGCGGCGACATCGCGCTGGCCATGCTGTTCTACGGGGGCATGGCGGGCGGTGTCCTGCTGATCAACCTCTCCGACACCGGCTCGAACGCCAATCTCACCTCGTACCTCTTCGGCTCGCTGTCCACGGTCTCCTCCGAGGACATCACCTCGATCTCGCTGCTCGCGGCGTTCGTGCTGCTGGTGACGGTGGGGCTGCGGCGACAATTGTTCGCCGTCAGCCAGGACGAGGAGTTCGCCCGGGTCACCGGGCTGCCGGTGCGCGTGCTGAACCTGCTGGTCGCGGTCACCGCGGCCGTCACCGTCACCGTGGCGATGCGGGTCGTCGGGCTGCTGCTGGTCAGCGCCCTGATGGTGGTCCCGGTCGCCGCCGCGCAGCAGATCACCCGGTCCTTCAAGGTGACGTTCGTGCTGTCGGTCGTCATCGGGGTCGCCGTGACCCTGGCCGGCACCGTGACCTCGTACTACCAGGACGTGCCGCCCGGCGCGACGATCGTGCTGCTCGCCATCGGGGTCTTCGTCCTCCTCACGCTGCTCGCCGCCCCGCTGGCCAGAAGGCGCGCCCGGCGGAGCGAGACGGCCGCGGAGCGGTGCACCCTGGAAGTACCGGGCGCACGCCCGGCGGCGGACGACGTCCGCGTCTGA
- a CDS encoding MFS transporter produces MSESSVRPKTYATTGQVVRRDHPTPVLGALGLFTVLLGAALPLIDFFIVNVALPTIDHDLAAGPALLELVVAGYGLSYAVLLVLGGRLGDMAGRRRLFLLGIAAFGLTSLACGLAPDAWTLVGARVAQGASAALMLPQVLATIQAATSGHRRARAMSLYGATAGLSMVAGQILGGVLVAAAPLSSVFGESAGWRSVFLVNVPVAAVGLVLAARAVPETRSERPAPVDVPGTLLLAVSLVTLLAPLTEGRAAGWPLWTWVSLALFPFAAAAFYRVERRADRRGLIPLIPPSLLRLDSLRRGLALVVPFSIGFGGFMFVIAVALQQGLELGPAASGLSMAPMAVAFFAASLAGPRLVRRYGSRVVTAGGLIQAAGVGVLALTVQHGWSGLGLAGLAPGMAVAGLGQGLQLPVLFRIVLSDVPAERAGVGGGVMTTTQQAALALGVATLGSLFLSLVPGSGMRDALIVTLLVQLAAVALTTLLSLRLPRTVR; encoded by the coding sequence GTGAGTGAATCCTCTGTACGCCCGAAGACATACGCCACCACCGGCCAGGTGGTGCGGCGCGACCACCCCACCCCGGTGCTCGGCGCGCTGGGGCTGTTCACCGTGCTCCTGGGCGCGGCCCTCCCCCTGATCGACTTCTTCATCGTGAACGTCGCCCTGCCCACCATCGACCACGATCTCGCGGCGGGACCCGCCCTGCTGGAACTGGTCGTCGCGGGCTACGGCCTCTCCTACGCCGTCCTGCTCGTCCTCGGCGGCCGGCTCGGCGACATGGCCGGGCGGCGCCGGCTCTTCCTGCTGGGCATCGCCGCGTTCGGGCTCACCTCGCTGGCCTGCGGGCTCGCTCCGGACGCCTGGACGCTGGTCGGGGCGCGGGTGGCGCAGGGCGCGTCGGCGGCCCTGATGCTCCCGCAGGTGCTCGCCACCATCCAGGCGGCCACCTCGGGCCACCGCCGGGCCCGCGCGATGAGCCTGTACGGGGCGACGGCCGGGCTCTCCATGGTCGCCGGCCAGATCCTGGGCGGGGTGCTGGTCGCCGCCGCGCCGCTGTCGTCGGTGTTCGGCGAGAGCGCGGGATGGCGCTCGGTGTTCCTGGTCAACGTCCCCGTGGCGGCGGTCGGGCTGGTGCTGGCCGCCCGCGCGGTGCCGGAGACGCGTTCGGAGCGCCCCGCGCCCGTCGACGTACCGGGCACCCTGCTGCTCGCCGTGTCCCTGGTGACGCTGCTGGCCCCGCTCACCGAGGGACGGGCCGCCGGCTGGCCGCTGTGGACGTGGGTGTCGCTGGCGCTGTTCCCGTTCGCGGCGGCAGCCTTCTACCGGGTGGAGCGGCGCGCGGACCGGCGCGGGCTGATCCCGCTGATCCCGCCGAGCCTGCTGCGGCTGGACTCGCTGCGGCGCGGGCTGGCGCTGGTGGTGCCGTTCTCGATCGGCTTCGGCGGCTTCATGTTCGTCATCGCGGTGGCGCTCCAGCAGGGGCTGGAGCTGGGCCCGGCGGCGTCGGGCCTGTCCATGGCCCCGATGGCGGTGGCGTTCTTCGCGGCCTCGCTGGCCGGGCCCCGGCTGGTCCGCCGCTACGGCAGCCGGGTCGTGACGGCCGGCGGGCTGATCCAGGCGGCCGGAGTGGGGGTGCTCGCCCTGACGGTCCAGCACGGCTGGTCGGGCCTCGGACTGGCGGGGCTGGCCCCGGGCATGGCGGTCGCCGGTCTCGGCCAGGGCCTCCAGCTGCCCGTCCTGTTCCGCATCGTCCTCTCGGACGTGCCGGCGGAGCGGGCCGGTGTCGGCGGCGGGGTCATGACGACGACCCAGCAGGCGGCGCTGGCGCTGGGGGTGGCGACGCTCGGTTCACTGTTCCTGTCGCTGGTGCCGGGCTCGGGCATGCGGGACGCGCTGATCGTGACCCTGCTGGTCCAGCTGGCAGCGGTCGCCCTGACAACCCTGCTGAGCCTGCGGCTGCCGCGCACGGTGAGGTGA
- a CDS encoding metal ABC transporter substrate-binding protein: protein MNVRRLIPTTAVAGAVVLGLTALSACSTSDAAGHKNGDRLNVVASFYPMQFLAERIGGNHVSVSTLTKPGVEPHDLELSPRQIGGLSDADLIVYLDGIQPAVDDAIKQSGAQHTVDAAKLTELEDHGTEAGGEEHAHEHEGEEAGADPHIWLDPVKYAEVAKGLGKSLEKTDPDHAADYRKNTDALVTELGTLNTAYEKGLRTTATRTFITTHSAFGYLAERYGLTQEGIAGIDPEAEPSPARISALHSIAEKKKVTTVFFETLASDRTAKTVARDTGLKTDVLDPLEGITDKSKGADYIEVMQSNLTALQKALGAK from the coding sequence ATGAACGTACGCCGCCTCATACCCACGACCGCCGTCGCCGGAGCAGTCGTCCTCGGCCTCACCGCCCTCTCCGCCTGCTCGACGTCCGACGCCGCCGGTCACAAGAACGGCGACAGGCTCAACGTGGTGGCGTCCTTCTACCCGATGCAGTTCCTGGCCGAGCGGATCGGCGGGAACCACGTCTCCGTCTCCACCCTGACCAAGCCCGGCGTGGAGCCGCACGACCTGGAGCTCAGCCCCCGCCAGATCGGCGGCCTGAGCGACGCCGACCTGATCGTCTACCTCGACGGCATCCAGCCCGCCGTCGACGACGCGATCAAGCAGTCCGGCGCACAGCACACGGTCGACGCCGCGAAGCTGACCGAGCTGGAGGACCACGGCACGGAGGCCGGCGGCGAGGAGCACGCCCATGAGCACGAGGGCGAGGAGGCCGGCGCCGACCCGCACATCTGGCTGGACCCGGTGAAGTACGCCGAGGTCGCCAAGGGCCTGGGCAAGTCCCTGGAGAAGACCGACCCGGACCACGCCGCGGACTACCGCAAGAACACCGACGCCCTGGTCACCGAGCTCGGCACGCTGAACACCGCGTACGAGAAGGGGCTGAGGACCACCGCCACCAGGACGTTCATCACCACCCACTCCGCCTTCGGATACCTGGCCGAGCGCTACGGCCTCACCCAGGAGGGCATCGCGGGCATCGACCCCGAGGCCGAGCCCAGCCCCGCCCGCATCAGCGCCCTGCACTCCATCGCGGAGAAGAAGAAGGTCACCACCGTCTTCTTCGAGACCCTCGCCAGCGACAGGACGGCGAAGACCGTCGCCCGGGACACCGGACTGAAGACCGACGTCCTGGACCCGCTGGAGGGAATCACGGACAAGTCCAAGGGCGCTGACTACATCGAGGTCATGCAGTCCAACCTCACCGCGCTGCAGAAGGCCCTCGGCGCGAAGTGA
- a CDS encoding isoprenyl transferase, with the protein MAVRGMLGGRSRRDYKTPEPHPSGAVPPKIPGELVPKHVAVVMDGNGRWAKERGLPRTEGHKVGEGVVMDVLKGCIEMGVKNLSLYAFSTENWKRSPEEVKFLMNFNRDVIRRRRDEMDELGIRIRWVGRMPKLWKSVVQELQVAQEQTKDNDRMTLYFCVNYGGRAEIADAAQRIARDVAAGKLDPSKVNEKTFAKYIYYPDMPDVDLFVRPSGEQRTSNYLIWQSAYAEMVFQDVLWPDFDRRDLWRACLEFAQRDRRFGGAEEAAASGS; encoded by the coding sequence ATGGCAGTACGCGGGATGCTCGGCGGCCGTAGCCGGCGTGACTACAAGACCCCGGAGCCGCACCCGTCCGGTGCCGTGCCGCCGAAGATCCCCGGTGAGCTGGTGCCCAAGCACGTGGCCGTGGTGATGGACGGCAACGGCCGGTGGGCCAAGGAGCGGGGCCTGCCGCGCACCGAGGGGCACAAGGTCGGCGAGGGCGTCGTCATGGACGTCCTCAAGGGCTGCATCGAGATGGGCGTCAAGAACCTCTCGCTGTACGCCTTCTCCACGGAGAACTGGAAGCGGTCCCCGGAGGAGGTGAAGTTCCTCATGAACTTCAACCGGGACGTCATCCGCCGCCGCCGTGACGAGATGGACGAGCTCGGTATCCGGATCCGCTGGGTCGGCCGCATGCCCAAGCTGTGGAAGTCCGTCGTCCAGGAACTCCAGGTCGCCCAGGAGCAGACCAAGGACAACGACAGGATGACGCTGTACTTCTGCGTCAACTACGGCGGCCGGGCGGAGATCGCGGATGCCGCGCAGCGGATCGCGCGGGATGTCGCCGCCGGGAAGCTGGACCCGTCGAAGGTCAACGAGAAGACGTTCGCGAAGTACATCTACTACCCGGACATGCCGGACGTCGACCTCTTCGTCCGCCCCAGCGGCGAGCAGCGCACGTCGAACTATCTGATCTGGCAGAGCGCGTACGCCGAGATGGTCTTCCAGGACGTGCTGTGGCCGGACTTCGACCGCCGTGACCTGTGGCGGGCCTGTCTGGAATTCGCCCAGCGCGACCGCCGCTTCGGCGGCGCCGAGGAAGCCGCGGCCTCCGGCAGCTGA
- a CDS encoding metal ABC transporter ATP-binding protein, which translates to MPEPQSTPPEPVIVVRDATATLGARPVLRGIDLTVHRGEVVALLGANGSGKSTAVRSVIGQVPLTGGTVELFGTPLRRFRDWARVGYVPQRTTAAGGVPATVREVVASGRLSRTGLGLPRKADRAAVDRAIELVGLADRARDSVNALSGGQHQRVLIARALAAEPELLIMDEPMAGVDLASQEILAATLREQVAAGTTVLLVLHELGPLEPLIDRAVVLRDGCVMHDGPPPKALGQHALPGHDHVHPHAASEPVRTGLLS; encoded by the coding sequence ATGCCCGAGCCCCAGAGCACCCCGCCCGAACCCGTGATCGTCGTACGCGACGCCACGGCCACCCTCGGCGCACGCCCCGTGCTGCGCGGCATCGACCTGACCGTGCACCGCGGCGAGGTCGTGGCCCTGCTCGGCGCCAACGGCTCGGGCAAGTCCACCGCCGTGCGCTCCGTCATCGGCCAGGTCCCGCTGACCGGCGGCACCGTCGAGCTGTTCGGCACCCCGCTGCGCCGCTTCCGCGACTGGGCCCGGGTCGGCTACGTACCGCAGCGCACCACGGCCGCCGGCGGAGTGCCCGCCACGGTCCGCGAGGTCGTCGCCTCCGGGCGGCTGTCGCGGACCGGGCTCGGCCTGCCCCGCAAGGCGGACCGGGCCGCCGTCGACCGCGCCATCGAGCTCGTCGGCCTCGCCGACCGCGCCCGGGACTCGGTGAACGCCCTGTCCGGCGGCCAGCACCAGCGGGTGCTGATCGCCCGCGCGCTCGCCGCCGAACCCGAGCTGCTGATCATGGACGAGCCGATGGCCGGTGTGGACCTGGCCAGCCAGGAGATCCTCGCCGCGACCCTGCGCGAGCAGGTAGCGGCCGGCACCACCGTCCTGCTCGTCCTGCACGAGCTGGGCCCGCTGGAACCGCTCATCGACCGGGCCGTGGTGCTCCGCGACGGCTGTGTGATGCATGACGGACCGCCCCCGAAGGCCCTCGGGCAGCACGCCCTGCCCGGCCACGACCACGTACACCCCCACGCGGCCTCCGAGCCCGTCCGGACGGGACTGCTGAGCTGA
- a CDS encoding glycine--tRNA ligase translates to MAADKIDSIVSLSKRRGFVFPSSEIYGGQRAAWDYGPLGVELKENLKRQWWRYMVTAREDVVGLDSSVILAPEVWVASGHVATFSDPLTECTSCHKRFRADHLEEAYEEKHGKPPVNGLADLNCPNCGNKGTFTEPKEFSGLLSTHLGPTQDSGSVAYLRPETAQGIFTNFAQVQTASRKKPPFGIAQMGKSFRNEITPGNFIFRTREFEQMEMEFFVKPGEDEQWQEYWMEQRWNWYTGLGLREENMRWFEHPKEKLSHYSKRTADIEYRFRFGGSEWGELEGVANRTDYDLKAHSKASGTDLQFYDQEAGERWTPYVIEPAAGVGRSMLAFLLDAYIEDEAPNAKGVMEKRTVMRLDPRLAPVKVAVLPLSRNPQLSPKAKGLAADLRQNWNIEFDDAGAIGRRYRRQDEIGTPFCVTVDFDTLDDNAVTVRERDTMKQERVSLDQIQAYLGARLLGC, encoded by the coding sequence GTGGCCGCCGACAAGATCGACTCCATCGTCAGCCTGAGCAAGCGCCGTGGCTTCGTTTTCCCCTCCAGTGAGATCTACGGCGGTCAGCGCGCCGCCTGGGACTACGGGCCGCTGGGCGTCGAGCTCAAGGAGAACCTCAAGCGTCAGTGGTGGCGCTACATGGTCACCGCGCGCGAGGACGTGGTCGGTCTCGACTCGTCGGTCATCCTGGCCCCCGAGGTGTGGGTGGCCTCCGGTCACGTCGCCACGTTCTCCGACCCGCTGACCGAGTGCACCTCCTGTCACAAGCGCTTCCGCGCGGACCACCTGGAGGAGGCGTACGAGGAGAAGCACGGCAAGCCGCCGGTCAACGGCCTCGCCGACCTCAACTGCCCGAACTGCGGCAACAAGGGCACGTTCACCGAGCCCAAGGAGTTCTCCGGCCTGCTCTCGACGCACCTCGGCCCGACCCAGGACTCCGGCTCGGTCGCCTACCTGCGCCCCGAGACCGCCCAGGGCATCTTCACCAACTTCGCCCAGGTGCAGACGGCTTCGCGCAAGAAGCCGCCGTTCGGCATCGCGCAGATGGGCAAGTCCTTCCGGAACGAGATCACTCCGGGCAACTTCATCTTCCGCACGCGCGAGTTCGAGCAGATGGAGATGGAGTTCTTCGTCAAGCCGGGCGAGGACGAGCAGTGGCAGGAGTACTGGATGGAGCAGCGCTGGAACTGGTACACCGGTCTCGGCCTGCGCGAGGAGAACATGCGGTGGTTCGAGCACCCGAAGGAGAAGCTCTCCCACTACTCCAAGCGCACCGCTGACATCGAGTACCGCTTCCGCTTCGGCGGCAGCGAGTGGGGCGAGCTGGAGGGTGTCGCCAACCGGACGGACTACGACCTGAAGGCGCACTCCAAGGCCTCGGGCACCGACCTCCAGTTCTACGACCAGGAGGCCGGCGAGCGCTGGACCCCCTACGTCATCGAGCCGGCGGCCGGTGTCGGCCGCTCGATGCTGGCCTTCCTGCTGGACGCCTACATCGAGGACGAGGCGCCCAACGCCAAGGGCGTCATGGAGAAGCGCACCGTGATGCGCCTCGACCCGCGCCTGGCCCCGGTCAAGGTCGCGGTCCTGCCGCTGTCCCGCAACCCGCAGCTCTCGCCGAAGGCCAAGGGCCTCGCCGCCGACCTGCGGCAGAACTGGAACATCGAGTTCGACGACGCGGGCGCCATCGGCCGCCGCTACCGCCGCCAGGACGAGATCGGCACCCCGTTCTGCGTCACCGTCGACTTCGACACCCTCGACGACAACGCGGTCACCGTGCGCGAGCGCGACACCATGAAGCAGGAGCGCGTCTCCCTGGACCAGATCCAGGCGTACCTCGGCGCCCGGCTGCTCGGCTGCTGA
- the recO gene encoding DNA repair protein RecO, with protein MSLFRDDGVVLRTQKLGEADRIITILTRSHGRVRAVARGVRRTKSKFGARLEPFSHVDVQFFARGSELIGRGLPLCTQSETIAPYGGGIVTDYGRYTAGTAMLETAERFTDHEGEPAVQQYLLLVGGLRTLARGEHEPHLILDAFLLRSLAVNGYAPSFDDCARCGMPGPNRFFSVAAGGVICGDCRVPGSVVPSAEAITLLSALLTGDWETADACEARHVREGSGLVSAYLHWHLERGLRSLRYVEK; from the coding sequence ATGAGCTTGTTCCGGGACGACGGCGTGGTGCTGCGCACGCAGAAGCTGGGCGAGGCCGACCGGATCATCACGATACTGACCCGGAGCCACGGCCGCGTGCGGGCCGTCGCGCGCGGGGTACGGCGCACGAAGTCGAAGTTCGGCGCCCGCCTGGAGCCGTTCTCCCATGTCGACGTGCAGTTCTTCGCGCGCGGCAGCGAACTGATCGGGCGCGGACTGCCGCTCTGCACCCAGAGCGAGACGATCGCCCCGTACGGCGGCGGCATCGTCACCGACTACGGCCGCTACACCGCGGGCACCGCCATGCTGGAGACCGCCGAGCGCTTCACCGACCACGAGGGCGAACCGGCGGTCCAGCAGTATCTGCTGCTGGTGGGCGGGCTGCGCACGCTGGCCCGCGGGGAGCACGAGCCGCACCTCATCCTGGACGCCTTCCTGCTGCGCTCCCTCGCGGTCAACGGCTACGCCCCCAGCTTCGACGACTGCGCCCGGTGCGGAATGCCCGGTCCGAACCGTTTCTTCTCCGTCGCGGCGGGCGGCGTCATATGCGGCGACTGCCGGGTGCCCGGCAGCGTCGTACCCTCGGCTGAGGCCATCACCCTGCTGAGCGCACTGCTCACCGGCGACTGGGAGACGGCGGACGCGTGCGAGGCGCGTCATGTCAGGGAGGGGAGCGGGCTGGTGTCCGCCTATCTGCACTGGCATCTGGAGCGCGGGCTGCGCTCGCTGCGGTACGTAGAGAAGTGA